The region TTCTTCTTTCTCTGTGGGGCCAGCCTACCGACCTTCCTCCCGGGAGGAGTGTTCCTACCGACGCTGGATTGGGTACCGACGTGCGGGTGGCCACCGCCACCGTGCGGGTGGTTGACCGAGTTCATCGCTACGCCTTTGACCTTGAAGTAGGCCTTCGCCTTGCCGTGGTAAGCCCAGAACTTCTTGCCGGATTTCACGAACGGCTTATCCTTGTGCCCTCCACCTGAGACGAGGCCGACCGTCGCCAAGCACTTGTTGTCGACCTCCTTGAACTTGCCAGAGGGCATCAGAAGGACCGTCTTCGCGCCCTGCGTGACGATCGTGGCTGCAGTGCCCGCGGTCCTCGCGAACTTGCCGCCATCGCCTGGTTGCGACTCGATGTTGTACACGATCGTTCCCTCGGGCAGGTTTCCCACGGGCATCG is a window of Candidatus Thermoplasmatota archaeon DNA encoding:
- a CDS encoding 50S ribosomal protein L2; its protein translation is MGKRLITQRRGRGFGRYRSPRHLRFTSATHPKIREGTGTVVDLVHEAGRIAPLAKVMYGNNEQFMIAPDGMTVGQEVSFGTRGAVVAGNTMPVGNLPEGTIVYNIESQPGDGGKFARTAGTAATIVTQGAKTVLLMPSGKFKEVDNKCLATVGLVSGGGHKDKPFVKSGKKFWAYHGKAKAYFKVKGVAMNSVNHPHGGGGHPHVGTQSSVGRNTPPGRKVGRLAPQRKKKKV